In Cupriavidus taiwanensis, the following are encoded in one genomic region:
- the leuD gene encoding 3-isopropylmalate dehydratase small subunit, which produces MQPFTTVIGAAIPLLRENVDTDVIIRIERLTEQPPGALGHYAFEALRYRPDGTEDPGCILNDPVFRGAPVLLAGRNFGCGSSREGAVVALKGMGVRCVIAPSYGDIFYNNCFQNGLLPVALPPEKIEALAAQCAYGAPVRVDLEALTIIAPDGSSIPFELAAMRRKGLLHGLDDIGLTLKDDEIIRAWQAKDRQRRGWAWIVEGDSLVLQ; this is translated from the coding sequence ATGCAGCCATTCACGACAGTCATCGGTGCCGCCATTCCGCTGCTGCGCGAAAACGTCGATACCGATGTGATCATTCGCATTGAACGTCTGACGGAGCAGCCGCCGGGTGCATTGGGTCACTATGCCTTCGAGGCGTTGCGCTACCGGCCTGACGGCACCGAGGACCCCGGCTGCATCCTGAACGATCCGGTGTTCCGCGGCGCCCCGGTGCTGCTGGCCGGACGCAACTTTGGTTGCGGCTCGTCGCGTGAAGGCGCGGTAGTCGCGTTAAAGGGCATGGGCGTGCGGTGCGTGATTGCGCCTAGCTATGGCGACATCTTCTACAACAACTGCTTTCAGAATGGACTGTTGCCAGTCGCATTGCCGCCGGAGAAGATCGAGGCATTGGCTGCGCAATGCGCGTATGGCGCCCCGGTGCGCGTGGACCTCGAGGCGTTGACGATCATCGCGCCCGACGGTTCATCGATCCCGTTCGAACTCGCGGCGATGCGTCGGAAGGGGCTGTTGCACGGCCTGGACGACATCGGACTCACGTTGAAGGACGATGAAATCATTCGCGCCTGGCAGGCGAAGGATCGGCAGCGAAGAGGGTGGGCCTGGATTGTGGAGGGCGATAGCCTGGTGCTGCAGTAG